A region of Candidatus Aegiribacteria sp. DNA encodes the following proteins:
- a CDS encoding tetratricopeptide repeat protein: MVGNGVVLHADISGFTTIAESLVVHGKKGAEILSGILNRIFSKAVDVIYRNGGIIAEFEGDAIIAVFPPDRPEAAYHAATGLERYFEKKYLWKSDISQWSVSVRMSLSHGQIEWGIIGKDLLAYFIKGSALEAAAAQLSTTCKPGTIGIHPSYSNFVRKKCDRSPEMLTGITSIKERPLSIRIRKKVASKFVSDNILSSKLTGEFRSVIPVFINIKSCDNARFRECVSIVLSTASDYGGELNGLYCSNPEYSTALVLFGAPVSWENNTSRAFDFSLKLRNDLDNSIRVGISEGTVYAGITGNSRRCKYSVYGDTVNTAARLLSKAEFGEILVTEKAIQNRKQQYGFSDTEYWLPRGKTDDILIGRLSDLKNSGIRNAFQGKMLGRSSQMETLLRKIQTVEQGKFAGVAMVYGEAGMGKSRLLLEASQKFSTSCQTYILKSDDILRQSLNPFIYFLKDLFQQNETENRAYNRAIFVNRMKLLIEELQDTASSMDDEILLVEMERATSIIGSILGYYWEDSVYSKLAAESKFNNTALALRTLVKALSRIKPSIFIIEDLHWMDNDSKRVIKTLTRNVENYPFVILISSRYFDDGSKPPEPVDESTDTISLDLTAIDRKAARRVIVDRLGAEPGTKLANFILTSSSGNPFYIEQFCLYMMESGLLSDKSGRYRFSSGKYDIPSGIKSILVARMDRLPKDVREILQTASILGQEFNIDTLKLISESKNNQKLLDEGQRLRLWSRQSSSVFAFNHVLYRNTAYGMVLGKNLHRLHSKAAEVLIGINKNNPELAAGEIALHLKESLQLSRAIEWGWKALCYSMECYRNNDVLEWTDRLKDWMMSQSSPGIRNELLLDVLLKKDTVLHSLGSRREQRDNIELMASICKEEYWPHRTAEVIKARGTLALSTGDIDSAFKLFKKGLKISNDSSDTSMQGKLFGNIANLYSMQGKNIEAKEYYDKALEVHRMQGNQRQEGVTLGNLAILLRRNGNEDEARECYEKALALHRKTGNRIGEGRILCGLGHLEDEPEDALVYYREALKINREIGDRRNEAIILSNLGRIETMRDEFSKSAEYLDQALQIHRQIDNSDGEADTHCLFGEMFYFMRKWSEAREHFNTAIEISRKTGSTRQECIYQGLLGLTNFEDGSIEAAVDSYIKTYKLIMDFQFPSSIDDSLGILRDKLLSEGIIKTEIPFPDHW; the protein is encoded by the coding sequence GTGGTTGGTAATGGTGTTGTTCTGCACGCAGACATTTCAGGCTTCACTACTATTGCTGAATCTCTGGTTGTACACGGTAAAAAGGGTGCTGAAATACTCTCCGGGATACTGAACAGGATATTCTCAAAGGCAGTCGATGTGATATACCGCAACGGCGGAATAATCGCCGAATTCGAAGGTGATGCCATAATTGCCGTTTTTCCTCCAGACAGGCCTGAAGCTGCCTATCATGCAGCCACCGGTCTCGAACGGTACTTCGAAAAGAAATATCTCTGGAAATCTGATATCAGCCAATGGTCCGTTTCAGTCAGAATGTCCCTGTCCCACGGACAGATTGAATGGGGCATCATTGGAAAGGATTTGCTGGCTTATTTCATTAAAGGTTCCGCTCTTGAAGCGGCTGCTGCACAGCTTTCTACCACATGCAAACCTGGAACTATAGGAATCCATCCCAGCTACTCGAATTTCGTAAGAAAGAAATGTGACAGATCACCAGAAATGCTTACGGGCATCACTTCCATAAAAGAAAGGCCTCTTTCAATTCGAATACGCAAGAAAGTTGCTTCGAAATTTGTCTCAGACAACATATTATCGAGCAAACTAACCGGTGAGTTCAGATCGGTGATTCCAGTGTTCATTAACATCAAAAGCTGTGATAATGCTCGTTTTCGTGAATGTGTATCAATTGTTCTTTCAACCGCATCCGATTATGGCGGAGAACTGAATGGGTTGTATTGCTCAAATCCTGAATATTCAACTGCTCTTGTTCTTTTCGGTGCTCCCGTCTCATGGGAGAACAATACTTCAAGGGCTTTTGATTTTTCGCTGAAACTGCGGAATGATCTTGACAATTCCATACGTGTAGGAATTTCTGAGGGAACAGTCTATGCAGGCATTACCGGTAATTCCAGAAGATGCAAATACTCTGTATACGGCGACACTGTGAATACTGCAGCCAGACTGTTATCAAAAGCTGAATTCGGTGAAATTCTGGTAACAGAAAAAGCAATTCAGAACAGGAAACAGCAGTATGGTTTCTCAGACACGGAATACTGGTTACCCAGGGGAAAAACGGATGATATTCTAATCGGCAGACTGAGCGATCTCAAGAACTCTGGAATCAGAAATGCTTTTCAGGGAAAAATGCTGGGACGCTCCTCTCAGATGGAAACTCTTCTCCGTAAAATACAAACTGTAGAACAGGGGAAATTCGCTGGAGTAGCAATGGTATACGGTGAAGCTGGTATGGGAAAATCAAGACTGCTTCTTGAAGCCTCACAGAAGTTTTCAACAAGCTGCCAGACGTATATCCTTAAAAGCGATGATATACTGAGACAGAGTCTTAACCCGTTTATCTATTTTCTCAAGGACCTTTTCCAGCAGAACGAAACAGAAAACAGGGCATATAACAGAGCAATTTTTGTAAATCGAATGAAACTCCTTATTGAAGAGCTGCAAGATACAGCATCATCAATGGACGACGAGATTCTTCTTGTAGAAATGGAAAGGGCAACCTCAATTATTGGTTCTATTCTTGGTTATTACTGGGAAGATTCTGTTTATTCAAAACTTGCTGCTGAAAGCAAATTCAACAATACCGCACTTGCTCTTAGAACGCTTGTTAAGGCTTTATCTCGAATAAAGCCCAGCATTTTCATCATTGAAGACCTGCACTGGATGGATAACGATTCGAAAAGAGTAATCAAAACGCTGACCAGGAATGTTGAAAATTATCCTTTCGTAATCCTCATTTCAAGCCGGTATTTCGATGACGGTTCAAAACCACCTGAACCTGTTGATGAATCTACGGATACGATCTCCCTTGACCTGACAGCTATTGACAGGAAAGCTGCCCGGAGAGTGATCGTAGACAGACTTGGAGCAGAGCCAGGCACAAAACTCGCGAACTTCATACTGACAAGTTCATCAGGTAATCCATTTTACATCGAGCAATTCTGCTTATATATGATGGAATCTGGTTTGCTTTCCGATAAGTCAGGCAGATATCGCTTTTCTTCAGGAAAGTACGACATTCCATCCGGCATTAAATCAATCCTGGTGGCGCGAATGGACAGACTTCCCAAAGATGTAAGAGAAATCCTTCAGACTGCCTCAATACTTGGTCAGGAATTCAATATTGATACACTGAAACTGATTTCTGAGAGTAAGAATAATCAGAAGCTTCTTGATGAAGGACAACGACTTCGACTCTGGTCACGTCAATCCAGTTCGGTTTTTGCCTTTAATCATGTCCTGTACAGGAACACCGCATATGGAATGGTACTTGGAAAGAATCTTCATAGACTTCATTCAAAGGCAGCAGAAGTTCTTATAGGGATAAATAAGAATAATCCGGAATTGGCAGCAGGTGAAATTGCATTACACCTTAAAGAGTCCCTTCAGTTATCGAGGGCTATCGAATGGGGCTGGAAGGCTCTATGCTATTCTATGGAATGCTACAGAAATAACGATGTTCTTGAATGGACCGACAGGCTGAAGGACTGGATGATGTCACAATCATCACCGGGAATCCGAAACGAACTCCTCCTTGATGTACTCCTGAAGAAGGATACTGTACTGCATTCCCTGGGCAGCCGACGGGAACAACGGGATAATATCGAACTGATGGCTTCAATCTGTAAGGAAGAATACTGGCCACATCGAACGGCCGAAGTGATCAAGGCAAGGGGAACTTTAGCATTGAGTACAGGTGATATTGATAGTGCTTTTAAACTGTTCAAAAAGGGGTTGAAAATCTCAAACGATTCATCAGATACCTCAATGCAAGGAAAGTTGTTCGGCAATATAGCAAATCTCTACTCCATGCAGGGTAAAAACATTGAAGCGAAAGAATACTACGACAAGGCACTTGAGGTGCATCGCATGCAGGGGAATCAAAGACAGGAAGGCGTAACCTTAGGTAACCTGGCCATACTCCTTAGAAGAAATGGAAATGAAGATGAAGCCAGAGAGTGCTACGAGAAAGCTCTTGCTCTGCACAGGAAAACCGGAAACAGGATCGGTGAGGGAAGAATTCTTTGCGGTCTGGGTCATCTGGAGGACGAACCGGAAGATGCTCTTGTCTACTACCGGGAAGCTCTGAAGATAAACCGTGAAATAGGTGACAGACGCAATGAAGCTATAATTTTAAGCAATCTTGGCCGAATAGAAACCATGCGGGACGAGTTTAGTAAGTCTGCAGAATACCTTGATCAGGCACTTCAGATACACCGACAGATCGATAACTCAGACGGCGAGGCTGACACCCACTGCCTGTTCGGTGAAATGTTCTACTTCATGCGAAAATGGAGCGAAGCAAGAGAGCATTTCAATACAGCCATAGAAATAAGCAGGAAAACCGGCAGTACCCGGCAGGAATGTATTTATCAGGGACTTCTTGGGCTCACCAATTTTGAAGATGGCAGTATCGAAGCTGCAGTCGACTCATACATCAAAACCTACAAACTGATAATGGATTTCCAATTTCCAAGTTCAATTGACGATTCCCTTGGAATACTCAGGGATAAGCTGCTCTCAGAAGGAATCATCAAGACAGAAATACCGTTCCCGGATCACTGGTAA
- a CDS encoding BamA/TamA family outer membrane protein, which produces MRKSIIILLPVLFSICFATSYGRSKVQIGEQEWWEIQGRHFTIYFPQGGEIPAETLLVQTERELLKLSEDFNYMPEEPIPIILYISPGDFRQTDINPYEMPQAVGGFTEFYKGRIVVPFTGYWSEFRHVVAHELNHAFIFDMIYRRSLFNILTGGTSLWVMEGLAEYTSLGWDAASEAEFRDMVISNQIVPIEELSRRTDYLVYREGQAIYHFMNERYGEDKYKEFVHCINSRNRRASHSGMESNVSSNDQQRSGDPFEAVFNMSMAQFSEKFLEWARERYWSELVYGESPDDIANPICNDNERIVQINPIISSDGNLLAGVEYHHAHMAVTVRSAITGEVKSRPFVSGGIMDASVSPMYRICSFSPTTDSIIIATQYISEDKLIICSDGEREDLPFKMDLIRDPIWSPCGRYIGFSGMINSQLNIYIWDIRERELSQISDDILGERDLSWNDDAILCAVESSQGETRIIEYALDGTRRTIFADSSEIRYPISVPDGILFLSDMNGYPDLYMLQNSTDEIVRLTALYRTINSLSWADSSDILTFVSSDWTGTGVFLAYDITDRRVATFGHGEFDDAIDATENRLVPQYYPIPVSEEISERQERPESQRLTASAEPIHEDAESDDTSTQCLDDEFQCGISPYTPRLTVDYASARASYDSYLGIAGYTQIIFSDILAHHQIVVNTNLNGGSLSDVDLAVYYCYLPHRIDYGFGLMRESYRCLFKFADDHREEVRDIDTGGFAVARYPFSPSLRIDGALVYRHLSRTGTWNSTTDLDEDIISLQSAIIFDNALWGSVGPRVGSRFSVVGEYAPSISGSAGYSTMLFDLRNYLWVSQRVTFATRLAGGTSWGPDAQNFFLGGAMPHRLLWGEVETIEELLGFYTNYGDILRGYDYASIQGRRYGIFSAELRVPFVNTLALDAPLPLVIRNGRGVLFFDLGFALDDISRFHGASSAGGFHLDDLKMGLGIGYRFNLGFFLLKHDIAWRTDLHGISRKPEQNVTIGAEF; this is translated from the coding sequence ATGAGAAAATCGATAATAATTCTTCTTCCTGTTTTATTCTCCATCTGTTTTGCAACTTCCTACGGTCGAAGCAAAGTACAGATAGGGGAGCAGGAATGGTGGGAGATTCAGGGCAGGCACTTTACGATTTATTTTCCTCAGGGTGGAGAAATTCCGGCGGAAACCCTTCTTGTACAGACAGAAAGAGAACTGCTTAAACTGTCTGAGGATTTTAATTATATGCCTGAGGAACCGATACCGATAATTCTGTATATCTCACCCGGTGATTTCAGGCAAACCGATATCAATCCCTACGAAATGCCACAGGCTGTCGGTGGGTTTACAGAATTCTACAAAGGCAGGATAGTTGTGCCTTTTACCGGCTACTGGTCCGAATTCCGACATGTGGTTGCACATGAGTTGAACCACGCTTTCATATTCGATATGATTTATAGACGTTCCCTGTTTAACATTCTTACTGGAGGGACTTCTCTCTGGGTGATGGAAGGTCTTGCCGAATACACTTCCCTTGGCTGGGACGCTGCTTCCGAGGCTGAATTCAGAGATATGGTCATTTCAAATCAGATCGTTCCCATTGAAGAGCTTTCGAGAAGAACGGACTACCTGGTTTATCGAGAAGGGCAGGCTATCTACCATTTTATGAACGAACGGTACGGTGAAGATAAGTACAAGGAATTCGTTCATTGTATCAACTCCCGCAATAGAAGAGCTTCTCATTCGGGCATGGAATCAAACGTTTCATCTAACGATCAGCAACGCTCTGGCGATCCTTTTGAAGCAGTATTTAACATGTCTATGGCTCAGTTCAGTGAAAAATTCCTGGAATGGGCCCGTGAAAGATACTGGTCAGAACTGGTGTACGGAGAAAGTCCCGATGATATAGCAAATCCCATCTGCAATGATAACGAACGGATTGTGCAGATCAACCCGATAATTTCCAGCGATGGAAATCTTCTTGCAGGAGTCGAGTACCATCACGCTCATATGGCAGTAACCGTCAGATCTGCCATAACAGGTGAAGTAAAAAGCAGACCGTTCGTCTCGGGTGGGATTATGGATGCTTCAGTCTCACCCATGTATAGGATATGCAGCTTTTCTCCAACTACTGACTCAATAATCATTGCCACACAGTATATCTCGGAGGATAAACTGATTATCTGTTCAGATGGAGAGCGCGAGGATCTTCCATTTAAGATGGATCTGATCCGGGATCCTATCTGGTCACCCTGTGGCAGGTATATCGGATTTTCAGGTATGATCAACAGTCAACTGAATATCTACATTTGGGATATAAGAGAACGGGAACTGTCTCAGATCAGCGATGATATATTGGGAGAAAGAGACCTCTCCTGGAACGATGACGCAATTCTGTGTGCTGTAGAATCCAGCCAAGGTGAGACCAGAATTATTGAGTATGCCCTTGATGGAACACGCAGGACTATTTTTGCTGATTCCTCTGAAATCAGATATCCTATCAGCGTTCCGGATGGTATACTGTTTCTCTCGGACATGAACGGTTATCCTGATCTTTACATGTTGCAGAACTCCACAGATGAGATCGTTCGTCTTACGGCCCTTTACCGAACCATCAATTCATTATCCTGGGCTGATTCTTCCGATATATTAACCTTCGTATCCAGTGACTGGACTGGAACCGGGGTTTTTCTCGCATACGATATCACGGACAGGAGAGTTGCCACGTTTGGACATGGGGAATTCGATGATGCGATTGATGCGACCGAAAACAGGCTTGTACCGCAATACTACCCAATCCCGGTTTCAGAGGAGATATCTGAACGTCAGGAACGTCCTGAATCACAGCGGTTGACAGCTTCAGCTGAACCTATTCATGAAGACGCAGAATCTGATGACACTTCCACTCAGTGCCTTGATGATGAATTTCAATGCGGTATATCCCCGTACACCCCCAGACTGACCGTGGATTACGCCAGCGCAAGGGCCTCATACGACTCGTACCTTGGTATTGCCGGATATACGCAGATCATTTTCAGCGATATTCTGGCTCATCATCAGATTGTTGTTAATACTAACCTGAACGGAGGCAGTCTCAGTGATGTTGATTTGGCCGTTTATTACTGTTATCTGCCTCATCGTATCGATTATGGCTTCGGCCTTATGCGGGAATCATACAGATGTCTATTCAAATTTGCCGATGACCATCGTGAAGAAGTCAGAGACATCGATACGGGGGGATTCGCCGTTGCCAGATATCCGTTCAGCCCATCATTAAGAATTGATGGAGCACTGGTTTACCGGCATTTGAGTCGTACCGGAACCTGGAATTCTACTACAGACCTTGATGAGGATATAATCTCACTGCAATCCGCGATTATTTTCGACAATGCTCTATGGGGAAGTGTTGGACCGCGGGTAGGAAGCAGATTCAGTGTTGTGGGGGAGTATGCTCCATCTATCTCAGGATCTGCAGGTTATAGTACGATGCTTTTCGATTTGAGAAATTACCTCTGGGTGTCACAAAGAGTAACATTTGCCACAAGGCTGGCGGGTGGAACAAGCTGGGGTCCCGATGCGCAGAATTTCTTCCTTGGCGGAGCGATGCCTCACAGGTTGTTATGGGGGGAAGTTGAAACCATAGAAGAGCTTCTTGGCTTCTATACGAATTACGGTGACATACTGAGGGGATACGATTATGCCAGTATTCAAGGACGCAGATACGGCATCTTTTCGGCTGAGTTAAGAGTCCCTTTTGTGAATACACTGGCACTTGATGCGCCCCTTCCTCTTGTCATCAGAAATGGAAGAGGTGTTCTGTTTTTTGATCTTGGCTTTGCCCTTGATGACATTTCCCGCTTTCATGGAGCTTCCTCTGCAGGAGGTTTTCATCTGGATGACCTGAAGATGGGACTGGGAATCGGATACAGATTCAATCTCGGCTTCTTTCTCCTGAAGCATGATATTGCGTGGCGTACAGATCTTCATGGTATTTCCCGTAAACCTGAACAGAATGTTACTATCGGGGCTGAATTCTGA